The window CAATTTAAACTTCGTTCTAAATTAAATGAACTTGAAAAGCAAAAGGAATTTTATCAAGAACGAAAGGAGAAAATCCAAATTGAGCGAGAGGAATTATTAAGCAATTTTGAGCTGCTTGAAAAATTTGCTCGTGAGCGCTATTTAATGAAAAGAAAAACGGAAGACTTATATGTCATTATGGAAGAATAAATCAGTTTTATCCGCATTTATAGCGGTTTTTTTTGCTTGTT of the Cyclobacterium marinum DSM 745 genome contains:
- a CDS encoding FtsB family cell division protein; protein product: MAKYLKYTKNFYFVFTVLFITWMVFIDSNDIISQFKLRSKLNELEKQKEFYQERKEKIQIEREELLSNFELLEKFARERYLMKRKTEDLYVIMEE